In Oscarella lobularis chromosome 5, ooOscLobu1.1, whole genome shotgun sequence, the genomic window GGTGGAAATTAACGCTAAGAATAATTTACTCTGCATCTCAagtcttttcttccttttacgttggccctgaacttttCTACTACAACCAAACTGTAAGTTATGAGATAAGAAGTTTGATCTGTGAGTCGTTGACTTAATTAAGGTGCTCTCGTTGATGGATGTTGCTTGTGCTCTTGGAGATGAAGAACTTGTTGACGATATTTTGCACTTGAATTTTATGGCAAGAGGATACGAGgttttctaataaaattataatttattattaatgtGTTCTCTTTTCCGTGTTTTTGCATATTTTGTTTTAGCTATTCAGTCCTCTCTGTTGGTGTCTGGCAAACAGACACGAGCGAATTGCCAGGAAACTAGTCAGGAAAAGAGCTGCAAGAATTCGCCCTACTCCCAAAAACAtacgtgacgacgacttggTAATTTAGTAATTGTTATGTTCATCATCAAGCAATCGCTTGTGAAACAGCTACATCAACGCAACAAATTGCATGCCCAAAAGTGTGTCTTGTCAAGCACTTGACATTTGATAGACTGTGATTGCTTAATATCGACGAGCTGGCTTTGGATGTTTGTTTTAGAGACTGTGCTTTCGAGCTGCTTGCTTGGGAGGAATGAAAATGATCGAGCTCTACTTTGACATCTTTGGCGAACTCATTATTGGTAGATTTTGGCTATGTCCTGAAGGCGTGCGTTTCATGATGACATCTTGTTTCAGGATTCTTTGTGGAGGATGTTTCTGCAAAGAATCCTGAAAAACTGACCAACAGCTAAGTATTTGGCGTTCTGTCTAGATTTCCTTTGCTGCATTTGGTGTGCATCGTGACGTAATACAGTTTCTGattaaatttgaatttgaacaAAATTTTTCAATGCTAGAGGTATAGAATTTGCGTTTTTACACGCAAATTACAGCTACTGATTTGGATTTTGATAATTTACTTATTTTTGCTAGTATGGTAGAACTGTCCTACCGTATTTGTGTTCCTCTAATCGGAAAACCGAGGCGGAGAGAATTTGTTTGCTGAAGTATATTCTTCAAACTGCCGAAGGACACATCTTTCTTGATGGCAAGAACGAAGTAAGATGTTCTGTATCTGTACTTTCAGCATTtgttaataaattatttgaATTCTAGCATCATGTTATACCTCCTCCTTTGTATCTTGCTTTTCTTCATACGAACATGGAATTGGCAAAAGTTCTCGTTGACATGAAAGCACAAACTAAGTTTGATGGAGAAGTAACTTTGTTCATTAGTATATTTCACGTTAATAGAAAATGTGTTTTAGTCTGCGAAATTTGTTGTTGCGAAGGCATGGATATGCAATATGTTTGTGTTGCACGTGAAATGGCGAAGCTAGGACTCGTTTTTCAGCAATTACCTTCTAACATAGCTGACGTACAAAGATCATCGCTAAATAGTCAAATTTGATATCTCATGTCTTTCAGGAAGCGGGTAATGCGCATGTAGATCAATCCGTCTTTGACTCTTTTGTTACGGAAAAAGTTATTCGGCCTGAGACGTCTTACAGTTTACAATGGGCGTGTTACTGGGGCTCTGAAAAACCAATAAAAGTCTTGTTTGAGGGAGGAGCAAGCGTTGAAGAACGTAATGAGGTATATAAGACAAGCCTGTTGCTACTAGTACATTGTAGTACACTAAACAAAGTTTGCTGGCATGACGGCGTTTCCTTCTCTCTTTAAACATTTTAGGAAGGAAAGACACCCGCCTTTTTCTGCTTGAATTACTTGTCGAATCTCCGGTTTCTATTTGATCATTGCCGGGCAAGTATTGAAGCCGTTGATGAGGTAAAACAGTACATTAGTTAATGTTTCATTACTGTTGATTTTCCTAGAATGGAGATTCTTTGCTACACAATTATGTGCTCGTACATTACCTGTATGGTTTTCAATGTCTAAATCAAATAAAGTATTTGGTTGAGCGCGGTCTCTCAGTTACGCAAACCAACGCGGTGAAGTCAAACTCGTTGTTTCTTCAATTAATCATTGACTCGTtaatgacgtcttcttttcgcaGCGAGGTGAAATGCCTTACGATGTGGGAGTAGGTGAATCAAGTGTTTTTCTCTATTCTGAATACGTATAGCCCTTAATTTATAACATTAACTAAAATCATTTTAGTCTTTATTTATGTAGATTAAGACCCGTTATACGCTCTCCTTGACAAGGAACATATCAAGCCAGCCTGGGTTCAATTCAGCTTTGTTGGCACACCTAAAGCGGGCAAAACAACGCTTGCTAATGCTCTCCGcctcaaattgaaaatcgTAAATTCGGACGAGAGAACGGCGGCCGTCGAAGTTCACAATACGAATGTTCCCGGAGTCGGATTGTCGTCTCTTTGGGATTTCGGGGGACATATTTCTTTCCGAGTTGCCCatgaaatatttttcaacTATTCGCTTTCTGCCTTTATTCTTGTCATCGACGTGTGCCATGAAAACGGCGGGAATAAAACGAGGGAAGAAGTTTTCGAAGAGGCCGTCGCATCTTTGGCATTCGTAAAATCTGCTCGTAAAATCATTGCAATGAAATCGGGTAAGGTGACTCTGATCACCGTCGGCAACAAACGaacgggcgacgacgaagacagcgATTTAACACCTCGTTCAGAATTCAAATGGGCCATCGAGGACGCGGTTGATGCATTTCGCGGCGTCTTTCTTAGCGCTGCCGTTGTAGAACTTGACTGCAATAAGCCGAGTTCCAATGCTATGACCGACTTTCGCCGTCAAATAAGAGAAATTCGAGACAACTGCGTCAAGGTTTGGCTAAGCCACACGACCTTTAGTCAATTATGAATTTTACCTTCTTCTAGACTGCTGATCTAGTTCCCAAAGTGTGCGAGCATCTGAAATACCTTATTTTTACCAAGTTGAATAAGACGCCTGTCTCAACTCGGCTTCTGAGCGAAGAAGACTTTGGAAAATTGCTCACAGACATTCTCAAACGCTCGCTTCCAGCTGAAGTGTCTGTTGCAAGACTTGCCTCGTATTTGCACGACACCGGTTCTGTAAGTTTCAAAAGACTCTACCTGTTGTATCGCAATTAGAAAAACTGTTTTTTATCAGATTGTCTATTTTCCCCATCTCGAACGGGTCTGTCTTCGTCCGTCGATACTAGTCACCAATATGATTggtcctcttctttcttctcccaaAGTCTTTCCTATAAGCGCTGTCACTACTGCATCAGGCAAAGCCACGAAAGCCCAAATGGAGAAAGCGCTGAATCGtttcaaagaaaagcaagaatCAGAAGGAAACGTCACGGGCACGTTCAGCATAAGCGAAGCTATCGAAGCCATGCTTGATCTTGGCCTTTGCTGCCAAATtcaaggagaagagaacgtcTACTACATTCCATCTCTAATTGAGGAGGTGAAACCGAGAGGAGtctggaaaaaaattcccgATTTGACATTCTATCCAGGCCGTCGATATGTGGTTAGCAACGAGACAACAGACATCGTTCCTCCACCGGTCTTTGCGTTGCTGCAAAGTCGGTGTTCTGTTTTATCAGGCTATCGCATTTTGCTGTGGAAAAATGGCTTGAAATTGCAGTCAGATGGTGGCCCTGATGCTGCAGAGTGTCTCATTGAGATGACCAGCGCAAGGAGATGGATTGACGTAGTTGTTCGTTGCCGCGAAGAAGATGAAAGAGCGGCCGAAAGAACACTTGAGACACTCAAAGTAGTCATTGAAGCTGTCCGCGACGAAAGATCTCCTGGTACTCCGATGGAGTGGTGCTATCTCTCCACTAAAGATCTGCAAGACCATAATCAAGACGTTGCTGTCTACAAATTCAATACAGCAATTGAAAAGCAACGCCGCGACGAGCGTATCAGAGCTGAGCGTATATATATCAGAGCTGAGCATAGCAGAGGCGGTAGCTTTCCCATGTGTCAAGTAAAAGATCTGCTGTTTCCTGTTTGGCGAGGAGACGATGAGAATGCTCGCTTTCCAGATGCTAAAGAGAAAGTGACCAAATTGCTTATGAGAGCCGTCGCATCGGCTGGTCGAGCTGAGTGGGAGAGCATCTGCTGTGAGTTGTTAGACACGTGCGACTTGAAGGATATCAAACGAGCGAGTGATCAGAGTAGGGTGTGCTTGCAAATGGCTCTTGAATTGTGGGTGAGCCGGCGCGGCGAACGTGCAACCGTCGGCCGCCTCATGAAGGCATGCGAAAGATCGAAGATTGCTAGGAGATGCATTGAAAAGGAGTATGAAGACTTATTAGATTGAATTACTGGAATTTTTTATGAGACTGCGGTTAGTCGTTTTAGTTTTTTAATGGAGTGAAAGACAGACTTAGACTCGTCATTTTTCTATTGTTCTTCACTTTTGCATTGACAATTCTGTTTCGttttcaaggaaaaattCTGGCGTCAACCGAAGCATTGAGAAAGCTGAGATCTTCTTTTTATATagttcaaaatttttttgatgagAGCGCAGGTGCTTTGCcaagtcacgtgattgatGCGAGTCAGTCAGAACTCAGAAGCTTCTTCTCGCAGGCGGGATGCTACAGTATTaggaagcgtttcgatcggaCATAACATATGTGATTCGAAAGATAGCTGGAAGCGCGCCACGCCTATCGCGGAGGGCCTGGCACCGCGAGGCGATGTAAAGAAACCCCGAAAGCGAGAAGAACCCCTAGGTGCGCATAGAAAATAGTCTTCAGGAGTTGCACTGTGCACCCGTATAACGAGCATTACTTGAGTAGACATCTCCCTAAGTTCACGGTTGACGTTGACGGATAGGATATAGCGCACGCGAGCGCGCTAATTTGTTACATCAGATACAATTGATTCTAATTAATATATCAGTTGTTTGCCTTAGATCTCTGAGCTGTTTACCAATTGAGAAAATAAAGAGTTGGGATCACTAAGTAGCAGATCGGGTTTAGCAAATTCGGCCACCTGACCACGATCCATAACCAAAACACGATCGCTATCCAATATTGTCTCAATTCTGTGTGCAATAGTAAGGACCGTGCTGTAGGCAAATTCCTGACGAATTGCCTGCTGTAGCCAGCTATCAGTCTGCTTATCTACGCTTGCCGTGGCTTCATCGATGCACAGAACCTAGTGAGAAGAATACAAAatttaaattaaaataattgaataGAGAGCAGACTTTGGTTTGCGTCAGCATGGCTCGTGCAAGACAGAGAAGTTGACGTTCACCGACAGAAAATTGCCTCCCCCTTTCACCAATGTTAACATCCAATCCACCTACGCATAGATGAACTTTACGTCTCAAAACCAAACCTGAAGAGCCCAAATAAACCTAATGCATCAACAGCATCTAAAAGATGACATTTTGCAAGAACGAAACGCAGTTCAGCATCGCTGGCCTTAATAAAATAAACGATAAATAtagaaaatttcaatttttctattaTACAAACTGTGCTAGAAGGATCCAAATTTTGCTTAATAGTGCCAC contains:
- the LOC136187382 gene encoding uncharacterized protein, which codes for MEEEELFDGVREGNIDEVKRILSSSPSIRLQKRKNRLKIDSFDEKFVLGDWSPICLAAFKRNLEIVKLLMTCRFYKIWWKLTLRIIYSASQVFSSFYVGPELFYYNQTVLSLMDVACALGDEELVDDILHLNFMARGYELFSPLCWCLANRHERIARKLVRKRAARIRPTPKNIRDDDLRLCFRAACLGGMKMIELYFDIFGELIIGRFWLCPEGISFAAFGVHRDVIQFLIKFEFEQNFSMLEYGRTVLPYLCSSNRKTEAERICLLKYILQTAEGHIFLDGKNEHHVIPPPLYLAFLHTNMELAKVLVDMKAQTKFDGESAKFVVAKAWICNMFVLHVKWRS